The following coding sequences are from one Bradyrhizobium sp. WSM471 window:
- a CDS encoding thiamine pyrophosphate-binding protein gives MTIRNTRTGGQILIDQLVAQGVERVTCVPGESYLAALDALHDSPIDVMICRAEGGAAMMAEAYGKLTGRPGICFVTRGPGATNASHGVHIAMQDSTPMILFVGQVDTGMREREAFQELDYKAVFGTMAKWAVEIDRPDRIPELVARAFRVAMQGRPGPVVISLPENMLTETAAVADAMRIEPAVSWPAPADIERVGAMLASAKAPLIILGGSRWTDEATRSIARFAERFDLPVATSFRRASLIDADHSHYAGDLGIGPSPGLKARIDGADVILLIGGRMSEMPSSSYTLLDIPTPRQKLIHVHPGSEELGRIYQPELAIQATPAAFAAAVETLKPAGAVAWKGEAAKAHADYLAWTDKARELPGTFQYGQVMTWLRDRLPKDAIVCNGAGNYAGWIHRHHRFHSFASQLAPTSGSMGYGVPAAVLAKRQYPDRTVIAFAGDGCFLMNGQEFATAVQYDAALVVVVVDNAQYGTIRMHQERDYPGRVVGTQLKNPDFAMYAKAFGGHGERVERTEEFAPAFERALASGKPSILHCIIDPRAMSVGKDFAPAVKA, from the coding sequence ATGACCATTCGCAACACCCGCACCGGGGGCCAGATCCTGATCGATCAGCTCGTCGCGCAAGGCGTCGAGCGCGTCACCTGCGTGCCGGGCGAGAGCTACCTTGCGGCGCTCGATGCGCTGCACGACAGCCCGATCGACGTCATGATCTGCCGCGCCGAGGGCGGTGCTGCGATGATGGCGGAGGCCTATGGCAAGCTCACTGGCCGTCCCGGCATCTGCTTCGTCACCCGCGGCCCCGGCGCCACCAATGCCAGCCACGGCGTCCACATCGCGATGCAGGATTCCACCCCGATGATCCTGTTCGTCGGTCAGGTCGACACCGGCATGCGCGAGCGCGAGGCGTTTCAGGAGCTCGACTACAAGGCGGTGTTCGGCACCATGGCGAAATGGGCGGTCGAGATCGATCGTCCCGACCGGATTCCGGAGCTGGTCGCGCGCGCCTTCCGCGTCGCCATGCAGGGCCGTCCCGGCCCCGTGGTGATCTCGCTGCCCGAGAACATGCTGACTGAAACTGCTGCCGTTGCGGACGCCATGCGGATCGAGCCGGCGGTGAGCTGGCCGGCGCCCGCAGATATCGAGCGCGTTGGCGCCATGCTTGCGAGCGCCAAAGCACCGCTCATCATTCTCGGCGGCTCGCGCTGGACCGATGAAGCGACCCGGAGCATCGCGCGCTTTGCCGAGCGGTTCGACCTGCCGGTCGCGACCTCGTTCCGCCGCGCGTCGCTGATCGACGCCGATCACTCGCATTATGCCGGCGATCTCGGCATCGGCCCGAGCCCGGGTCTGAAAGCGCGCATCGACGGCGCCGATGTCATTCTTCTCATCGGCGGCCGCATGTCGGAGATGCCGTCCTCATCCTACACGCTGCTCGACATTCCGACGCCGCGGCAGAAGCTGATCCACGTTCATCCCGGCTCCGAAGAGCTCGGCCGCATCTACCAGCCGGAGCTTGCGATCCAGGCCACGCCCGCCGCGTTCGCGGCCGCGGTCGAGACGCTGAAGCCCGCCGGCGCAGTCGCCTGGAAGGGCGAGGCCGCCAAGGCGCATGCCGACTATCTCGCCTGGACCGACAAAGCGCGCGAGCTGCCGGGCACGTTCCAGTACGGCCAGGTCATGACCTGGCTGCGCGATCGCCTGCCCAAGGACGCGATCGTCTGCAACGGCGCCGGCAACTATGCCGGCTGGATCCATCGTCATCACCGCTTCCACAGCTTTGCTTCACAGCTTGCACCGACGTCGGGCTCGATGGGCTACGGCGTGCCGGCCGCGGTGCTTGCGAAGCGACAGTATCCGGACCGTACCGTCATAGCCTTCGCCGGCGACGGCTGCTTCCTGATGAACGGGCAGGAATTCGCGACTGCCGTGCAGTACGACGCAGCCCTCGTCGTCGTCGTCGTCGACAATGCGCAATACGGTACCATCCGCATGCACCAGGAGCGCGACTATCCCGGTCGCGTGGTCGGCACCCAGCTCAAGAACCCGGATTTCGCGATGTACGCAAAAGCGTTCGGGGGCCATGGCGAGCGCGTCGAGCGCACCGAAGAGTTCGCGCCGGCCTTCGAGCGTGCGCTCGCCTCGGGCAAGCCGTCGATCCTCCACTGCATCATCGATCCGCGGGCGATGTCGGTCGGCAAGGACTTTGCCCCTGCGGTGAAAGCATAG
- the uxuA gene encoding mannonate dehydratase: MMLEGWRWYGPDDPVSLDDVRQAGASDIVSALHQVPIGEPWTRKAVEERKNFIERGQPGRSQLTWSVVESIPIPDDVKRLGAKATRSIETWIASLEAVAASGIKIICYNFMPVVDWCRTDLEWELPNGARAMRFDQDRFAAFELHILKRPAAIQEYSPEQQARAKKLFDRMSQADIDYLVMVIASALPGSTTEPMTIPQFRDRLATYRDVTPKILRQHLAEFLGRVTPVAEQLGVSLTLHPDDPPRPLFGLPRVASSADDYQALFDAVPSKANGICLCTGSLGVRAENNLPAMAERFGPRIAFAHLRATKREADGLSFYESDHLDGDVDMVAVLKALLKENARRSPDRQIVFRPDHGHRMLDDLAATKRTNPGYTAIGRLRGLAELRGAIRAIEHQ; the protein is encoded by the coding sequence ATGATGCTCGAGGGATGGCGCTGGTACGGGCCCGATGACCCTGTGTCGCTGGATGATGTCAGGCAGGCCGGCGCGAGCGATATCGTCTCGGCGCTGCATCAGGTGCCGATCGGCGAACCCTGGACACGAAAGGCGGTCGAGGAGCGCAAGAACTTCATCGAGCGCGGCCAGCCCGGCCGTTCGCAGCTGACCTGGTCGGTGGTGGAATCGATTCCGATCCCCGACGATGTCAAGCGTCTCGGGGCTAAAGCGACGCGCTCGATCGAGACGTGGATCGCCAGCCTGGAGGCGGTTGCCGCTTCCGGCATCAAGATCATCTGCTACAACTTCATGCCCGTCGTGGATTGGTGCCGCACCGATCTCGAATGGGAGCTGCCGAACGGCGCCCGTGCCATGCGCTTCGACCAAGACCGTTTCGCGGCCTTCGAGCTGCACATCCTGAAGCGCCCTGCCGCTATCCAGGAATACTCACCCGAGCAGCAGGCCCGCGCGAAAAAGCTGTTCGACCGGATGAGCCAAGCCGATATCGATTACCTCGTCATGGTGATCGCCAGCGCACTGCCGGGCTCGACCACCGAGCCGATGACGATCCCGCAATTCCGCGACCGGCTCGCAACGTATCGCGACGTCACGCCAAAAATCCTGCGGCAGCATCTCGCCGAGTTCTTGGGCCGCGTCACACCCGTCGCCGAGCAGCTTGGGGTCTCATTGACACTGCATCCGGACGACCCGCCGCGCCCGCTGTTCGGCCTGCCGCGCGTCGCGTCCAGCGCCGATGACTATCAGGCGTTGTTCGATGCCGTGCCGTCAAAGGCGAATGGTATCTGCCTGTGCACGGGGTCGCTGGGCGTGCGCGCCGAGAACAACCTGCCCGCGATGGCCGAACGCTTCGGTCCGCGCATTGCCTTTGCGCATCTGCGGGCGACCAAGCGCGAAGCGGATGGCCTGTCCTTCTACGAGTCAGATCATCTCGACGGTGACGTCGACATGGTCGCGGTGCTGAAGGCGCTGCTGAAAGAGAACGCGCGGCGTTCGCCCGACCGGCAGATCGTGTTCCGGCCCGATCACGGCCACCGCATGCTGGACGATCTCGCCGCCACCAAGCGCACCAATCCGGGTTACACCGCGATCGGTCGCCTCCGCGGCCTGGCCGAGCTCCGTGGCGCGATCCGCGCGATCGAGCATCAATAG